The DNA region GTAACCTAACCTATCGTCTCTCatggggaatgatccatgtgcattagaGAAGAAAGTGTGtgctgctgttgttgggtgaagtgctGTACATGTATCTCTTTGgtcttgttcacagtatcattcaagtcttctatttccttattaatcttctgtatagatgttctatccatgtttgaatgtggtgtattaaagtctcctattttaaatgtagaactgactatttctcccttcaaaatgtcaatatttgcttcatgtatttttaggCTCTGCCAtgaggtgcatatatatttacaattgttatgtcttttgaattgactcttttatcacTATGTCTTTCATAAACTGCTTGTGACTTAAAGTCTATTATGTcttgtattagtatagctacccaagctttttaatttaatttaattgtattttggtgaatatttgtatgctatatatttttcccattctttcactttcagcgtACCTGTGTCTTTGAAAttaatgtgagtctcttgtaagcagcaaaTAGTTGGATCATGATTTTTATCTACTTTGCCAATCACTGCCTTTTGATtggacagtttaatccatttacatttaaagtaactactgataatgcaggactttcttctgctattttgctacatggtctttgtaagtcttgtatctttttgtccctcaattcttccattaatgtctacttttgtatttatttgatttttgtattatacccttcttatttctctctgtatctatttttcatgtattatctttgtggttactgtggggctaaaatttaacatcctaagcctataacaatcatgtttgatttgttaccaacttaacttcagtagcatacacataccCTGTTCCTATACCTCTCAGTACCCCCACGTTTTTGTTGtagttgttacaaattatatccttATATATTGTatttcccaaaccatagatttataattactaATTATGCATTTCCATTTTTGAACCTGTacaaagtaaaaagtgaagttacataaCAAAATAgaatacaacagtactggcatttataattacacatatggtacctttactgaagttcttcatttctttctcttgcttcaattcactgtctagtgtcctttcctttcagtccgAAAAACTCTCTTAGCATTGCCTGTAGGTCAGGTCAGTGGTAACAAACTTCCGAACTTTAATTTATCtggtaatgtcttaatctctccctcagttttaaagacagtctcaccagatataaaattctttgttggaaattgttttctctcagcagtATAAGtatttcattccactgccttcctgcttccatagttttttttttaataagaaatcagaacttaatcttatttggactcccttgtatataagatgttgtttttctctttcagctttcagaattatctcttgtCCTCTGCATTAGACAGTATGACTACTTTGTGTTTGGGTTTATTCCTcttaagtttatcctgtttggggtttgttttgCTTCTTTGATGAGCATATTCAGTTCTTtcctaagtttgggaagttttctatcattatttctttgaatatttcttctgcccccttctctcttctccttttggaactctCATAATCCACATATTGGTATGCCTGATcagtcccacaggtctcttagacttttgtctttaaaaattcttttccctttctgctcctcagcctgactcattttaattgctttcattcaacttcactgattctttttttctgccagctccaatctgctgttggaatcctctagggaatttttcatttcatttatgttgtcttcaacttcagtagttctgtttggttcctttttataaatttctatctctttattaaaattctcatattgttcattttctattttcttgataCCCTTTGGTAGTTTGCCTGTATTTTTTTcacctccttgagcatattgagaataattttttaaagacattGTCTGATATATCCACAGTCTGGTTTTCATTgaagttttctggatttttatcctgctCCTTTGGAAAGGCCGTCATTTACTATTTCTTTgtcctgtaatcttttgttgcacattgtacattttatattttaaagtgttagctCTGGGATTTTGTCCCTGAGTTGTCTATTTCATGTGTTTGTATTCAGCTTGTGTTATGACAGatatttccttgagtgccagagCTATCAGAACCAAATGAAACAATGCAGAAAACATCTTTCATAATATTTGCAAATTAGCTTTGGTTTGGCCCATGCTCCTCTTCATATTTCAGCCCTTCTTTTGACATGTTCAGCCTGACATGAATGCAAGTTCACAatcctccctctcttttctgtgcctttgtcttgtcctgggcttgtgcttgctagtggcttttggagttcccctgtttacaggaatttgaattccccttctcctcctatgaaatggactttctctctctcccagatGCTCCAATTTTAGGACTTAatgcaggtaagcctttgccacAGGCTGTTtgacttaatttatttttttacacttCTTTAGATGTTCCAAGCTGCTTTTACTTAGAAGGAAAATTCAGGGGGATAGATCTGGTGAGCATGAACTTGAAAGGGGTTCTCTAGGTCAGTCTTTTCCAGCTGGAAGAAGGCAGGGAGCCACAGTGTGAGCACAGGCTGTCTCCACAATGGGCTGGGAAGAGAGTAAGAGAGGGGTCAGCAAGGATATCAGTGCTTCTCCTTTGACTTTTCTAAgctacattttcttgatttggcatttgccCATTTAATGTAACCCTTAAATGTTTTCCATAGAATTTAGGAAGGGTactctgcgtgtgtgtgtgtgtgtgtgtgtgtgagaaatataacatatataaagaatggtgagagggaagatggtggcatagagaggagtggaagctaagtagtcccactagaacaactgaaaaaaacagaaacaactagtgaatgatccagaataactgtggggggggggcaaacgagaccatccactcatcatacaccaacctgaattgggaggaatgcctgagatcacagcataaaatctgtaagtaaaacctgtcgATCCAAGTCATGAGAACCCCTCCCCTATAGACCGAGCTGCAAAGcctgtggtgccagagagaagctctctcccagcaagcgaatatagctcagttgagctccaactggggtttcaagtagcgagtgtgaactgctcactacaggtacgcatccccaagaaacagacagaggctttgggtgatgactgacctgggagagccagagggtcgccttggactaggtctgaaggggactatgtgtttctttttcagctcagtggagaaagcctcagccattttcagttcccagtgctgtgactcagagaagtgtggagatagcacaagcagagagagagagaccattgaaatgctaatgacctccccctagggggtctatcttctccaagaggaaaggggtggggccctttccattcagaaacagaccccagagcctgggggaacatggccatacctcctcacaccagtcaagaattataggctaaaaaggagaaaaaaacccacGACTTGCAGTCATCTCCCCGGTgggtgggggcactcctgcccagggctgaactcacagcacagagccgcgccaagaaacccagtgtgacagggagccTTTCCCGCACCACCactcacatgccacaatatcggcagTGGACactggccttgaatacacccatggctgattgtcccagagcgaggagggcagagctgtgtgggagggggaagttaacatgtcccattcaaccatctttgaagtgggcttggaatgcccctgcacagcccaatgtcccagggcttccctggaggcaaacactcacttgtgacgtggcacggccctccctccctcagcagaggtcctgagggaagggggaaccactcggaaatcccagggaatctatgccaataccaaggacttttgggtcagtggcagagaacagccttaaatctcctggaacacctgggaggtttgattattaaagctgcccttcctccctaactgctcagacacacacccctcattcagggcagatggcatcgacagcacacccaaattaagtgcaccaagtGGACCCCACGGGGGTCacatccccacacaccacaaagacagggttggggagagctgacttgaggggaattggtGACTGATGGAgaccatctgctggttggttggagagagtgtacgccaccaagctgcaattctgacaaattaaagatcaagtaaagcaaatgccaagaggccaaaaacaacagaaaatcttaaagcttatgataaaaccagatgatatggagaacccaaacctaaacacccacatcaaaagatcagaagacacacagtacttggcacaattaaccaaagaactacagacaggcaacgagagcatggcacaggatataaagcacataaagaagagcataacacaggatataaaagacataaagaagaccctagaagaccataaagaagatattgcaagagtaaataaaaaaaagatgatcttatggaaattaaagaaactgtaggacaaattaaaaagactctggatactcataatacaagattagaggaagctgaataactactcagcctccttgaggaccacagaacagaaaatgaaagaacaaaagaaaaaatggggaaaaaataaaaaaatcaaaatggatctcagggatatgatagataaaattaaatgtccaaatttaagactcattggtgtcccagaaggggaagagaagggtaaaggtctagaaagagcattcaaagaaattgttggggaaaacttcccaaacctcctacacaatataaatacacaaagcataaactcccagtgaactccaaatagaataaatccaaataaacccactgcaaaacatattctgatcagactgtcaaatactgaagacaaggagcaaattctgaaagcagcaagagaaaagcaattcaccacatacgaaggaaacaacataagactaagtagtgactagtcagcgtccaccatggaggtgagaaggcagtggcatgacatatttaaaattctgagagagaaaaatttccaaccaagaatactttatccagcaaagctctccttcaaatttgagggagagcttaaatttttcacagacaaacaaatgctgagagattttgctaataaaagacctgccctacttcaaatactaaagggagccctaccggcagagaaacaaagaaaggagagaggtatataaagaattttaacagacatatatagaatattacatcccaggtcactgggacacacattcttctctagtgatcacggatctttctccagaatggaccgtatgctgggacataaaaacaagcctcagtaaaaaaaaaaaaatgaatttgttcaaagcacattctctgaccacaatggaatacaaatagaagtcaataaccatcagagacttggagaattcacaaacacctggaggataaaaatgagggggagatgaacacatttctggataatcaaaagctgagagacttcatcaccagtaatcagtcccataagaaatactaaagggagttgagcaggctgaaaggaagagacactaaacaactgactgaaacgacatgaagaaataaagatttccagtaaagatcacgtgataaatatatataccaatattactgtatttttgatttataactccactgtttatttcctacaggatctaaaatacacaaactgtaatgataaatcagtagttttggactcaatgtaaaatatgtaatttttgacaaaaactacatagaggtgggggaatgatgtagtataggaacatagtttatgtgtcatattgaagttaagttggtatcaaagaaaaacaagactgttatagacttaagatgttaactttaagccccacggtaaacagaaagaaagtatcaaagactatgtccatagagatgaaaagtagagtatgagttaagagaaatgagagtagggtttctgtttggggtggagggaaacttctagaaatggatggtgagaaagtgatagcattgcaacattctaaatgtgattaatcccactaatggaatgctagggagggggtgcaatgggaaaatttaggctatgtatatgttgccacaattgaaaaaaaaaaaaaagacagtctaaatagatgacaattaaatgccaaagatgatcctggatgggatctgaggatggaggcgaggaggctcaaagggacacggatgggacacaagaaaaaaaaaaaggaaatacagaatgtaaggtttatatcaatgttgaatttcttgaacttcttaactgtGCTCAATGAgattgcacaaaagaatgttcttgtccatgggaaacgtatatgtgaattatattgtttgttcaaagaaatgtgcagcttgctctcatgtgttcagaggacagagcaatagatgatggatgatagacagggagggagggagggagagagggagagaaagaaagaaatggtggtgtgacaggatgttaaaggtggtggatcgaggtatcgggggagggggatcagggtatgatggagttctatgtatggggtttgtactgtttttgcatctgttctgtaagattgaatttatttcaaaataaaatttattaaattaaaaaaaaagaatggtgataacattcaaagtaaaatttaacaagtagttagagatcaaatttcaaagaatgttatgggttacagttccacaatttcagttatttccttattgtaaaatatagcatatatatagaaaggtgatgactttcaaagtacgatttaacaagtaattatataggtaatttcaaagaacgttatgggctacagttcgaCAATTTCAGTTTTATCCTTATTGTGAagcataacatatatacacagaaaggtgataactttcagagtacaatctaatgagtagctacagagcaaatttcaaagaatgttatgggttacaattcaccatttccattatttccttctagggGGTACTGTTCTTAAACTTCCTCTGCACTTTTTCCCAAGGCgtgttggaacaatggccatcTCCTCAGAGCATGTCTCActgctgatcaaaagcagtgagaGCAATTGGACTGCATACCTTCACCTCTTGAGGAGCAGGGTCTTTATGACCCGCTCTGGCACCAGCATGTTGCATCTGGAGCCTAGTTTGAGGACCCCACTCCTGCCTGCCATGAGGCTGGGTGTTGGGGTCTGATAGCCACTGCAAGGAGAGTGAAATTCACCAGTATTTATTGCACTTTACcagcctcttctctctctttcctggatgctgttcagtgttcttctggtctatgaagtttcaaaatagttgattcagacagttccagTCAGTTCAGTAGTTCTGGCAGAGGGACTGATTCCTAGAGCTTCCTCCTCCACCATCTACCATTGTAGTATTTATTAAACCATatatgaatctataattatctcaaaattaaaaattattgaaacaaACTAAATCAGCAATTGGGTCTAATGTGTAGCATATCTAAGTACATAACTAAGTACTCTTCCCagaacttatttttcttctttttcctttgattctCTTGCCTTCTCCAAACCACTTGCTCAGAAAGTTTGCACGTATCTTCTCTATCTTAGGTTCTATAACCactcattaacttttttttttccccattccattGGCTTTCTCAGATAAAATTGTCCTCAAACCTATTTCTGAGGGAAGATCTATGGATAACTCTGAGGCACTTCTAATGACCAACTTTACAGCCTCCAGGCAGAACACAGAATACCTTTGTGTTCTTTCTATCCTGGGTGATCTGTCTTACCCCATCAAGCTCCTAACTCACACATAAATAAAGGAGACTTCTCAACTGGGTGAAGGTGAACAAACACTAAAGGAGAACAAGGTAGCCAAGGTCTCCAGTGCTTTTGATCTCATTTTCCACTATCTTTTGTTTCAAGTGGGTCGAGCAAGGAATCCAGGGAGGTAGCACTTGTGTGTAGCTTTGTCATGAGGATTCCTTATAGTAGTCCTTCctgaattaaatatttcaattttctgaagaaaattgAGATTCAAATATTCATGTTTTCTTATGCATCCAAGTTCCTTGTGAACTGATCCAAAGTTTCGGTAGAGTGAGCAGCTCCTACTATGTGTCCAAACAGGTCTTTGTCCAGGGCTTTCTCTCATATCTCTAGGAGGCCTCTGTTCACATGTTATGTCTTGTTGAATCTAAGGATTGGGAAAAGAAGAGAGGGATTAATCCTCCTTAAATAGGAATCTAACAGTTGGAGCAGTTCCTTTACcagaaaaaattttttctaaaattggGCTCTAGATATTTTGCCTGTCcagtggaaaatctatatttgtccttgtgttgTTATTATAAACATTCTGAAGGATTCCTTCTACAGACCTGATAAAATGCCTTTCTTCACATCATGGAACAAAGCTATTGTCATCATTCTCTTGGCATTTCCACTTTATTCTGGTAAGTATATTTCCCGGTTATGAGTAAAACTTCACACCATTGAAAATGCAGGAAATAACTGCTGTATTCCAGGAATGGAAGCCCTTTTTAGAATTGAATTTGTAATCTATAAACTGGTAAATGAAAGAAGACATATtacaaatctttttaaaaattatattcatgggttgctttttctcatttcctgCATTAGTGAAGTGGAGACAGAATGGTAGGTTTATACCTTTGCTCTTTGTTCACCTATAACTaaagaaactttatttctttttttctttttgcaagcCAGATGACATGATTGTTAAAAGCAAAGTGTTCTGGGGTGGGGAAATCATCTCTTTCATGTCTGGTATTCCTCAACAATTTGATTTATTGTTTGCTTGCTCTGAGTCATGTAAAATCAACATCTTGTGTAAGGAGGGAAATCATTGATAAGCCTTGGGAAGAATTTCTATTCATTAGAGCTTAAGGTAGTCCATGAATTTCAGAATTAGTTAGCTGTGAAGTATTTGATAGAGCAATACAATTAGAGCAAGTTACCATTTAATTGTGTGATTAAAAGTGCTGATTAATTTCTTCATATTGTAGTGACTTCACGCAAGGCATTATCTTCTCTAAATAGGACATCTtatctgtaaaagaaaaatgaaaacaatggcATCTTCAAAAGAGGGTATGGGGGCTTATTAAAAATGATTCATAAAATTACTTTCCACAGAAAAAGAGTAATGTGGGATTAAAACACATTTCCTGACTTGGAGTTATTTGTAAATTTGTAGTTTTGCTACTGCTACAAAAGGCTGACCTCTTTACCTACAGGATCTTGAGTGGGCAATTTAAATAGCTCCTAAGAGATATGGGTACTTGCTATAAGGGACCTGatgtttattgttgttgttgttgttgttgttgaggttATTTAACTTTTCCATCTGTGTGTTGGTTGCAGAAACTTTCCTATGACCCATTGAACCCAGGTCTCCGGTAAGTTACATCTAAAAGTTGAAAAAGGtatcttttaacttttctatATTGTAAATTTTAACAGCAAAATTCAGCaaacaaaatgtaaaacacaatgatccttcaaaaataaaagaagttctGCATCATTATTGCActaaggtaaaaagaaaatagaattttgcCTACAATACAAAACCATTCAGTATCATGTAGACAAgatgaaaatgttcatattctATTACCAAAAATTCCATTAATGGACATAAACCTTGTTGTACGCAATCATCTGAGATGGGTTAAAAGGTGGTTAGAATAGAATTGATCATTCTACAAAACAAGTGGATAAAAACACCAATCCAATTATCCACTAAAGGgtagataaaataatatttttcatattcacATAGTGATATATTATCTACAGCTGGGAAAAAAGTGAAGTACAGCTCCAAACCTCTAAATGGATAAggataacaaaaaaaatttaacaactaGGTCATGGAAGTAAACATATGGTGTTGTTTCTTTATGTAAATTACCAAAATTACCAACACTAAACAAATtacatatatttctttatatgtttataaatatacaaacacatttatgaatatatatatacatgtagtGAAATAATTGAGAAAGACAGGGCTGATAAATAGAAAACTCAGTTTCATGATTTCTTCTAGTGTGACAGAATATGGGAGATATGACCTGGGTTATGAGGAGAAATGGAAGGGAGATTAAATTATGAAAACACAAACATTCAGCCAGTtgtataaactttaaaaaaataatagtagacTTGTTACAACATATagatgatattttcttttttaagtgggTTGTGGGTACATTTGTGTTCAATTAAAAACCtacatatgtaatatatttttgcCATTTTCATGTATGGTACTTTGAATTAAGCTTGAAGAACATTTTTGTTAAGAGTTCCTTAtctaataaatttttgttgtttctctatGTTTAACAGCCGAACTGTACTTTGTTTAAAGATGTTGTAATTGTATGCACTGCCATATGGGATCCAGTCTGTGCAACCAATTCTCAAACTTACATCAATGAATGCACTTTCTGCAAGGATGTGATGTAAGAACACTTAGTATGTATTTGCTCTTCcaaagtaatgaaaaaaatagCACAAATGACAGGCAACTTGGTTTGACTGATAACCTTGGCACAGCATATACAGTGAATGACTGTAATATCTCTGTAAAAGATGTAGGGCACACACTTGTTTCTTTTCCTGAAGTTCTTATTTCTGAAGCAGTTCTGCATTCTGAAGCAATAAGACTGTGCTGTACATTCTTCAAATTCATAAATCAATTACTTAAACTTATTTTAATTGATTGTGAATTAGTAAGGCAAACTAGACACCAACATGATGTCATTCTGGAGACCTGATGCTGAACTGTAGTTCCCTGCGATACCAAGAGAATGATCCTAAAACAATCATAGCTCAGCAATGAACCCGATTGACTGTCACACTCTGAAATCCATGTAATGGACCCATTCCGGCTAGAAGGGGACAACTCTATGGTAAACTTTGTGTCCTGAATTCCAGTCCTTGCTCAGCCCACAAAGAAGACTGGGACACCTTCAGCCAGTCTCCCTTCTTGTGACCTTTGCTCTGAAGGAGTCTGTGGTCTGAACGCTCTAATACTCTTCCTGCCTCCAGCTCTACTTTCTTTCACATGTGTTTTCCTCTCCTAAAATCTTTGCACATTTAATCCCAAAATTGATACCCACTTCTGGACAAACACTAAGAAAATCCCTAATGCTCTACTTTCTTTGACATGGTTCTCAGACTGAGTCAGTATGGAACATATGGGAAGGGTCAAGTGGCACCACAATCGGGAGAGAACATGTGCAGGGCCCAGCTGCTGCTAGAAGTGAAGCCCAGACTCTCTATCATGTCCCAAGTCAAATCCTCCTCACTGAGAAGCACCTTGTGCATTACCCAGGGGATTAATGTGTTCAGTTAATAAttactttatctttttctctttctttacagGCACGAtggtaacaaaaataaattttatcatcATGGTAAATGCTGAATTTTGACGATGCTATACATCCTACGtctgtatagcttttattgtgaATCCATTTTGCAGTGAATTCTACAGACAATTCACCTTCATTTCATAGATCAGCAAGCGAACCCCTCTATGGGACATGTAATGGACTACAGGACTTCAAAGTTCTTTCCAAATCTAAGTTCCTGTGATTTCTGGATTTTGATTCTCTATGTTCACTTATTCAATGACAGTTTGAAAAACCAATTTCTTAATTGTATATGTAACAACAACACTAATATGATTAAAGATCATAAATATTTGACTCAATAGAAATTTaagtaattttaacttttttaaagtgtccttttttatttggTTGGAAAGTGGGAAAAGCACACACTTATTTTTGATGACCAAAATTAGGAAATCTTTTCAAAAAGTGACCAAATACTACATCACTTAGGTGTGTACAAAACATGAATTCCTGGGCTATCTCTATCCTAaggaatcagaatctccaggagaAATATTCGGATActtgatttaaatttaaagacCTAGGATTTGTCTATAACTGAATGCATTTCAGAGGTGTTTCAGAGATACTGTAAGATTTTTGTGGCTTAGGAgaaatttattgtattattttatgtCTCTCTCACAAATCAATCAAGAGGTTTTAGAGCAAGTTGCTATATGGTGTGTCATGGAACACAAGCTCAGGCACAACAAAGACTCCCAGCAAAGGACCACTTCATTACTTACTCAGAACAAAGGGCCCCAAAAATAAGGGGAAAAGATCCCACCATGGCTGGTCCCCTTAGGAGGTAAACTGCTTAGGTCAGAGTTGGTGGATGACATCTCTGCATGTTGCACTTTGCATCAGAGATGAGGGACCaattatggctttttttttattctttttttttcccaaggaccCCATCTTCTCAGTAGCTCTGCATGCCTCGCTTCAGGCACCTGAAGATAAGAGACACCTGCACTGCCCAAATGCTGGGCATGTATACACTACAGGGTAGGAGCTCCTACTAATGAGCAATATTTGGGCCCTGCCAAGAAGCTGGGGCTGGTTAAGGGTTAACATTTCCCCCATCTGCCTGCAGTCTTTTGTGAAATAGAAAATACCAAACACCTTCATGCAAATGAGCACAAATGGAAACATACCaaacacctgcatgcaaacaaACAAGAAGGGGAAAGGAGGCGGGTAGGTGAGGGTTGGGAGATTACTGCTGAGTGTTTCTGTGACTTCTCCAGCAAAGGTTTAGTGGATGATCCTGGCATGCCAGGCATCTCTGCCTTCCGTGACTTAATACATCTGCTTTTGTTCCAAGTCCAGtgcttttctatttctctccatAACCCAGCCAACAAGAAACAGGTTTTAGCTGAATGCCCACATGCTCTTTTAAACTTGATTTAATGGAAGTAATGTAGATTAACACCTAGAAGACAACGATCTGCCATTATACCATACCAGGCATGCTCTCCTTTTCAGCAAAACTTTTCAAGTCTAAAAGAGTACATTTTAAGGTACCAGTATTCATTTAACAGCTCCAGCatcaattttaaattaaagcatTCATTAGAATGTACTTTTTAGTATcatattacaaaaatatattagCCAGTTTCATGGCTTTTTTCATGATACAGGgcttcaataaaatatatttcagtggGAAATGGTATATTCACAGACATATTTTCATTCAGTGTATTATATAAAAACCTATCTGCCAAACCTCATTTAAGTTGCTATGGAAAAATTGGTTAGCAAAAGCAGATATAGTTACTGTCTTCTGAGAATGTTCAGTATACTGTCGAAGTTATTATCTATTGGTGAATTGGAACTTTATCTCATTGTGTAACTATTTTCTACAAAAGCTTTATGAGGGAGCTTCCATATCCCACATAACACTGAACTTTGTTGTAAGAATCTTGTTAGATAAATATTGGCTCTAAATTTTAGCATTAAGGAAAGTGAGACAGGAAATTTAatagtaattaaaacaatgtttGCTAATGAA from Choloepus didactylus isolate mChoDid1 chromosome 13, mChoDid1.pri, whole genome shotgun sequence includes:
- the LOC119507791 gene encoding sperm-associated acrosin inhibitor-like, whose amino-acid sequence is MPFFTSWNKAIVIILLAFPLYSAKFSKQNVKHNDPSKIKEVLHHYCTKPNCTLFKDVVIVCTAIWDPVCATNSQTYINECTFCKDVIFIYVLITETSFLPSRERVEPPNCFVYIDHLNACKNIKDPVCATNGQTYNNGCIFCSKMIESGGAFEFDHYGICES